In Scomber japonicus isolate fScoJap1 chromosome 21, fScoJap1.pri, whole genome shotgun sequence, one DNA window encodes the following:
- the pfkpa gene encoding ATP-dependent 6-phosphofructokinase, platelet type isoform X4: MAQPDSKKIFFENLSGAGKAIAVLTSGGDAQGMNAAVRAVVRMGLYVGAKVYFIHEGYQGMVDGGENIREASWESVSSMLQVGGTVIGSARCKEFRTHEGRLKAAHNLVKRGITNLCVIGGDGSLTGANLFREEWSGLLGELVEQGSIQADAVQKYSALHIVGMVGSIDNDFCGTDMTIGTDSALHRIIEVVDAIMTTAQSHQRTFVLEVMGRHCGYLALVSALACGADWVLIPEMPPEDGWEDKMCQKLSANRAGMKRLNIIIVAEGAIDRNNKPITTEFIKDLVVKCLGFDTRVTILGHVQRGGTPSAFDRILASRMGVEAVLALLETTANTPACVVSLCGNQSVRLPLMECVQMTQEVQKAMDEKRFEEAVKLRGRSFENNLKTYKLLAHRKPESELPTSNFNVAVLNVGAPAAGMNAAVRSAVRVGISEGHKMFAVSDGFEGFYKGQIKEIKWADVGGWTGQGGSLLGTKRTLPAKHVDKIAEQMRKHNINALLVIGGFEAYESLLQLFEARTTYEEFCIPMCMLPATISNNVPGTDLSIGADTALNAIVETCDRIKQSASGTKRRVFIIETMGGYCGYLATVGGLAAGADAAYIYEEPFDIRDLQANVEHLTEKMKTSIQRGLVLRNENSNENYTTDFIYQLYTEEGKGVFDCRKNVLGHMQQGGAPSPFDRNFGTKISAKAMQWISKKLVETFRHGRVFANTEDSCCLLGMRRRALVFQPVVQLKDDTDFVHRIPKEQWWLKLRPLMKILAKYKTSYDVSDSGQLEHVVRNRPKELDASVAM, translated from the exons GGATATCAGGGTATGGTGGACGGTGGGGAGAACATAAGGGAAGCCTCATGGGAGAGTGTCTCCAGCATGCTGCAAGTG GGTGGGACTGTTATTGGTAGCGCCCGCTGCAAAGAGTTCCGCACTCATGAGGGGCGTCTGAAGGCGGCTCACAACCTGGTGAAGCGTGGCATCACCAACCTGTGTGTGATTGGTGGAGACGGCAGCCTGACGGGAGCCAACCTCTTCAGGGAGGAATGGAGCGGGCTGCTGGGGGAGCTGGTGGAGCAAG GTTCAATTCAAGCCGACGCTGTACAGAAGTACTCGGCCCTCCACATTGTCGGGATGGTTGGCTCCATCGATAACGACTTCTGCGGAACTGACATGACAATCGGCACCGACTCCGCTTTGCACAGAATCATTGAAGTGGTGGACGCAATTATGACAACTGCACAGAG CCACCAGAGGACGTTTGTGTTGGAGGTCATGGGCAGACACTGCGG CTACCTGGCCTTGGTTAGCGCCCTGGCTTGCGGGGCAGACTGGGTTTTGATCCCTGAGATGCCGCCAGAGGACGGCTGGGAGGATAAGATGTGTCAGAAACTGTCTGCG AACCGAGCAGGGATGAAAAGGCTGAATATCATAATTGTAGCCGAAGGGGCGATTGATCGTAACAACAAGCCCATTACTACTGAATTTATTAAGGAT CTTGTTGTTAAATGCTTGGGTTTCGACACACGAGTGACAATCCTGGGTCACGTGCAGAGAGGAGGGACCCCGTCTGCTTTTGACCGCATCCTG gCCAGTCGTATGGGTGTAGAGGCTGTTTTGGCGCTGCTGGAGACCACAGCCAACACGCCAGCCTGCGTGGTCTCTCTGTGCGGTAACCAATCGGTGCGCCTGCCTCTGATGGAGTGTGTACAGATG aCTCAAGAGGTCCAGAAGGCCATGGACGAGAAACGGTTTGAAGAGGCGGTTAAGCTCCGGGGCAG GAGTTTTGAAAACAACCTGAAGACGTACAAACTGCTGGCTCATCGTAAACCAGAGTCCGAACTGCCGACT AGCAACTTCAATGTGGCAGTGTTGAACGTGGGGGCCCCTGCAGCTGGTATGAATGCTGCTGTACGTTCAGCTGTCAGGGTGGGCATCTCAGAGGGGCACAAGATGTTTGCTGTCAGTGATGGGTTTGAGGGGTTCTACAAAGGACAG ATTAAGGAGATTAAATGGGCTGATGTTGGAGGATGGACGGGACAGGGTGGATCTCTGCTGGGAACTAAAAG AACACTTCCTGCAAAGCATGTTGACAAAATTGCTGAGCAGATGCGAAAGCACAACATAAATGCTCTGTTAGTTATCGGTGGATTTGAG GCGTATGAGagtctgctgcagctgtttgaggCTCGCACTACCTATGAGGAGTTTTGCATCCCGATGTGTATGCTGCCTGCCACCATAAGTAACAATGTACCTGGCACTGATCTCAGTATCGGGGCAGACACAGCCCTCAATGCCATCGTGGAG ACCTGTGACCGCATCAAGCAGTCAGCCAGCGGCACAAAGAGACGCGTGTTCATCATTGAGACCATGGGGGGCTACTGTGGCTACCTGGCTACTGTAGGAGGCCTGGCTGCTGGAGCTGACGCCGCCTACATCTACGAGGAGCCGTTTGACATCAGAGACCTGCAG GCCAATGTCGAACatttgacagagaaaatgaagaCGAGCATTCAAAGAGGACTGGTGCTCAG GAACGAGAACAGTAACGAGAACTACACCACAGACTTCATCTACCAGCTGTACAccgaagaaggaaagggggtgTTTGACTGCAGGAAGAATGTGCTGGGACACATGCAGCAG GGAGGAGCACCGTCTCCGTTCGACCGTAACTTCGGGACCAAGATCTCTGCCAAGGCCATGCAGTGGATTTCGAAAAAGTTGGTGGAGACGTTCAGACAtg GCAGAGTGTTCGCTAACACAGAGGATAGCTGCTGTTTGCTGGGGATGCGCCGCAGGGCTCTGGTCTTCCAGCCGGTCGTACAGCTCAAGGACGACACCGACTTTGT TCACAGGATCCCCAAGGAGCAGTGGTGGCTGAAGCTGCGTCCTCTGATGAAGATCCTCGCCAAGTACAAGACCAGCTATGACGTCTCCGACTCCGGACAGCTGGAGCACGTCGTACGCAACCGGCCCAAAGAGTTGGACGCCTCGGTAGCCATGTGA
- the pfkpa gene encoding ATP-dependent 6-phosphofructokinase, platelet type isoform X5, producing MAQPDSKKIFFENLSGAGKAIAVLTSGGDAQGMNAAVRAVVRMGLYVGAKVYFIHEGYQGMVDGGENIREASWESVSSMLQVGGTVIGSARCKEFRTHEGRLKAAHNLVKRGITNLCVIGGDGSLTGANLFREEWSGLLGELVEQGSIQADAVQKYSALHIVGMVGSIDNDFCGTDMTIGTDSALHRIIEVVDAIMTTAQSHQRTFVLEVMGRHCGYLALVSALACGADWVLIPEMPPEDGWEDKMCQKLSANRAGMKRLNIIIVAEGAIDRNNKPITTEFIKDLVVKCLGFDTRVTILGHVQRGGTPSAFDRILASRMGVEAVLALLETTANTPACVVSLCGNQSVRLPLMECVQMTQEVQKAMDEKRFEEAVKLRGRSFENNLKTYKLLAHRKPESELPTSNFNVAVLNVGAPAAGMNAAVRSAVRVGISEGHKMFAVSDGFEGFYKGQIKEIKWADVGGWTGQGGSLLGTKRTLPAKHVDKIAEQMRKHNINALLVIGGFETCDRIKQSASGTKRRVFIIETMGGYCGYLATVGGLAAGADAAYIYEEPFDIRDLQANVEHLTEKMKTSIQRGLVLRNENSNENYTTDFIYQLYTEEGKGVFDCRKNVLGHMQQGGAPSPFDRNFGTKISAKAMQWISKKLVETFRHGKGRVFANTEDSCCLLGMRRRALVFQPVVQLKDDTDFVHRIPKEQWWLKLRPLMKILAKYKTSYDVSDSGQLEHVVRNRPKELDASVAM from the exons GGATATCAGGGTATGGTGGACGGTGGGGAGAACATAAGGGAAGCCTCATGGGAGAGTGTCTCCAGCATGCTGCAAGTG GGTGGGACTGTTATTGGTAGCGCCCGCTGCAAAGAGTTCCGCACTCATGAGGGGCGTCTGAAGGCGGCTCACAACCTGGTGAAGCGTGGCATCACCAACCTGTGTGTGATTGGTGGAGACGGCAGCCTGACGGGAGCCAACCTCTTCAGGGAGGAATGGAGCGGGCTGCTGGGGGAGCTGGTGGAGCAAG GTTCAATTCAAGCCGACGCTGTACAGAAGTACTCGGCCCTCCACATTGTCGGGATGGTTGGCTCCATCGATAACGACTTCTGCGGAACTGACATGACAATCGGCACCGACTCCGCTTTGCACAGAATCATTGAAGTGGTGGACGCAATTATGACAACTGCACAGAG CCACCAGAGGACGTTTGTGTTGGAGGTCATGGGCAGACACTGCGG CTACCTGGCCTTGGTTAGCGCCCTGGCTTGCGGGGCAGACTGGGTTTTGATCCCTGAGATGCCGCCAGAGGACGGCTGGGAGGATAAGATGTGTCAGAAACTGTCTGCG AACCGAGCAGGGATGAAAAGGCTGAATATCATAATTGTAGCCGAAGGGGCGATTGATCGTAACAACAAGCCCATTACTACTGAATTTATTAAGGAT CTTGTTGTTAAATGCTTGGGTTTCGACACACGAGTGACAATCCTGGGTCACGTGCAGAGAGGAGGGACCCCGTCTGCTTTTGACCGCATCCTG gCCAGTCGTATGGGTGTAGAGGCTGTTTTGGCGCTGCTGGAGACCACAGCCAACACGCCAGCCTGCGTGGTCTCTCTGTGCGGTAACCAATCGGTGCGCCTGCCTCTGATGGAGTGTGTACAGATG aCTCAAGAGGTCCAGAAGGCCATGGACGAGAAACGGTTTGAAGAGGCGGTTAAGCTCCGGGGCAG GAGTTTTGAAAACAACCTGAAGACGTACAAACTGCTGGCTCATCGTAAACCAGAGTCCGAACTGCCGACT AGCAACTTCAATGTGGCAGTGTTGAACGTGGGGGCCCCTGCAGCTGGTATGAATGCTGCTGTACGTTCAGCTGTCAGGGTGGGCATCTCAGAGGGGCACAAGATGTTTGCTGTCAGTGATGGGTTTGAGGGGTTCTACAAAGGACAG ATTAAGGAGATTAAATGGGCTGATGTTGGAGGATGGACGGGACAGGGTGGATCTCTGCTGGGAACTAAAAG AACACTTCCTGCAAAGCATGTTGACAAAATTGCTGAGCAGATGCGAAAGCACAACATAAATGCTCTGTTAGTTATCGGTGGATTTGAG ACCTGTGACCGCATCAAGCAGTCAGCCAGCGGCACAAAGAGACGCGTGTTCATCATTGAGACCATGGGGGGCTACTGTGGCTACCTGGCTACTGTAGGAGGCCTGGCTGCTGGAGCTGACGCCGCCTACATCTACGAGGAGCCGTTTGACATCAGAGACCTGCAG GCCAATGTCGAACatttgacagagaaaatgaagaCGAGCATTCAAAGAGGACTGGTGCTCAG GAACGAGAACAGTAACGAGAACTACACCACAGACTTCATCTACCAGCTGTACAccgaagaaggaaagggggtgTTTGACTGCAGGAAGAATGTGCTGGGACACATGCAGCAG GGAGGAGCACCGTCTCCGTTCGACCGTAACTTCGGGACCAAGATCTCTGCCAAGGCCATGCAGTGGATTTCGAAAAAGTTGGTGGAGACGTTCAGACAtggtaagg GCAGAGTGTTCGCTAACACAGAGGATAGCTGCTGTTTGCTGGGGATGCGCCGCAGGGCTCTGGTCTTCCAGCCGGTCGTACAGCTCAAGGACGACACCGACTTTGT TCACAGGATCCCCAAGGAGCAGTGGTGGCTGAAGCTGCGTCCTCTGATGAAGATCCTCGCCAAGTACAAGACCAGCTATGACGTCTCCGACTCCGGACAGCTGGAGCACGTCGTACGCAACCGGCCCAAAGAGTTGGACGCCTCGGTAGCCATGTGA
- the pfkpa gene encoding ATP-dependent 6-phosphofructokinase, platelet type isoform X6 → MAQPDSKKIFFENLSGAGKAIAVLTSGGDAQGMNAAVRAVVRMGLYVGAKVYFIHEGYQGMVDGGENIREASWESVSSMLQVGGTVIGSARCKEFRTHEGRLKAAHNLVKRGITNLCVIGGDGSLTGANLFREEWSGLLGELVEQGSIQADAVQKYSALHIVGMVGSIDNDFCGTDMTIGTDSALHRIIEVVDAIMTTAQSHQRTFVLEVMGRHCGYLALVSALACGADWVLIPEMPPEDGWEDKMCQKLSANRAGMKRLNIIIVAEGAIDRNNKPITTEFIKDLVVKCLGFDTRVTILGHVQRGGTPSAFDRILASRMGVEAVLALLETTANTPACVVSLCGNQSVRLPLMECVQMTQEVQKAMDEKRFEEAVKLRGRSFENNLKTYKLLAHRKPESELPTSNFNVAVLNVGAPAAGMNAAVRSAVRVGISEGHKMFAVSDGFEGFYKGQIKEIKWADVGGWTGQGGSLLGTKRTLPAKHVDKIAEQMRKHNINALLVIGGFEALLSLLELLTARGKYDEFCVPMVMVPATVSNNVPGSDLSIGADTALNAITTAYESLLQLFEARTTYEEFCIPMCMLPATISNNVPGTDLSIGADTALNAIVETCDRIKQSASGTKRRVFIIETMGGYCGYLATVGGLAAGADAAYIYEEPFDIRDLQANVEHLTEKMKTSIQRGLVLRNENSNENYTTDFIYQLYTEEGKGVFDCRKNVLGHMQQGGAPSPFDRNFGTKISAKAMQWISKKLVETFRHGKGRVFANTEDSCCLLGMRRRALVFQPVVQLKDDTDFVHRIPKEQWWLKLRPLMKILAKYKTSYDVSDSGQLEHVVRNRPKELDASVAM, encoded by the exons GGATATCAGGGTATGGTGGACGGTGGGGAGAACATAAGGGAAGCCTCATGGGAGAGTGTCTCCAGCATGCTGCAAGTG GGTGGGACTGTTATTGGTAGCGCCCGCTGCAAAGAGTTCCGCACTCATGAGGGGCGTCTGAAGGCGGCTCACAACCTGGTGAAGCGTGGCATCACCAACCTGTGTGTGATTGGTGGAGACGGCAGCCTGACGGGAGCCAACCTCTTCAGGGAGGAATGGAGCGGGCTGCTGGGGGAGCTGGTGGAGCAAG GTTCAATTCAAGCCGACGCTGTACAGAAGTACTCGGCCCTCCACATTGTCGGGATGGTTGGCTCCATCGATAACGACTTCTGCGGAACTGACATGACAATCGGCACCGACTCCGCTTTGCACAGAATCATTGAAGTGGTGGACGCAATTATGACAACTGCACAGAG CCACCAGAGGACGTTTGTGTTGGAGGTCATGGGCAGACACTGCGG CTACCTGGCCTTGGTTAGCGCCCTGGCTTGCGGGGCAGACTGGGTTTTGATCCCTGAGATGCCGCCAGAGGACGGCTGGGAGGATAAGATGTGTCAGAAACTGTCTGCG AACCGAGCAGGGATGAAAAGGCTGAATATCATAATTGTAGCCGAAGGGGCGATTGATCGTAACAACAAGCCCATTACTACTGAATTTATTAAGGAT CTTGTTGTTAAATGCTTGGGTTTCGACACACGAGTGACAATCCTGGGTCACGTGCAGAGAGGAGGGACCCCGTCTGCTTTTGACCGCATCCTG gCCAGTCGTATGGGTGTAGAGGCTGTTTTGGCGCTGCTGGAGACCACAGCCAACACGCCAGCCTGCGTGGTCTCTCTGTGCGGTAACCAATCGGTGCGCCTGCCTCTGATGGAGTGTGTACAGATG aCTCAAGAGGTCCAGAAGGCCATGGACGAGAAACGGTTTGAAGAGGCGGTTAAGCTCCGGGGCAG GAGTTTTGAAAACAACCTGAAGACGTACAAACTGCTGGCTCATCGTAAACCAGAGTCCGAACTGCCGACT AGCAACTTCAATGTGGCAGTGTTGAACGTGGGGGCCCCTGCAGCTGGTATGAATGCTGCTGTACGTTCAGCTGTCAGGGTGGGCATCTCAGAGGGGCACAAGATGTTTGCTGTCAGTGATGGGTTTGAGGGGTTCTACAAAGGACAG ATTAAGGAGATTAAATGGGCTGATGTTGGAGGATGGACGGGACAGGGTGGATCTCTGCTGGGAACTAAAAG AACACTTCCTGCAAAGCATGTTGACAAAATTGCTGAGCAGATGCGAAAGCACAACATAAATGCTCTGTTAGTTATCGGTGGATTTGAG GCCTTGCTGTCATTGCTGGAGTTGTTAACGGCGCGCGGGAAATATGACGAGTTCTGTGTGCCCATGGTCATGGTCCCAGCCACTGTCTCCAACAATGTGCCGGGCTCAGACCTCAGCATTGGCGCTGACACGGCTCTGAACGCCATCACTACT GCGTATGAGagtctgctgcagctgtttgaggCTCGCACTACCTATGAGGAGTTTTGCATCCCGATGTGTATGCTGCCTGCCACCATAAGTAACAATGTACCTGGCACTGATCTCAGTATCGGGGCAGACACAGCCCTCAATGCCATCGTGGAG ACCTGTGACCGCATCAAGCAGTCAGCCAGCGGCACAAAGAGACGCGTGTTCATCATTGAGACCATGGGGGGCTACTGTGGCTACCTGGCTACTGTAGGAGGCCTGGCTGCTGGAGCTGACGCCGCCTACATCTACGAGGAGCCGTTTGACATCAGAGACCTGCAG GCCAATGTCGAACatttgacagagaaaatgaagaCGAGCATTCAAAGAGGACTGGTGCTCAG GAACGAGAACAGTAACGAGAACTACACCACAGACTTCATCTACCAGCTGTACAccgaagaaggaaagggggtgTTTGACTGCAGGAAGAATGTGCTGGGACACATGCAGCAG GGAGGAGCACCGTCTCCGTTCGACCGTAACTTCGGGACCAAGATCTCTGCCAAGGCCATGCAGTGGATTTCGAAAAAGTTGGTGGAGACGTTCAGACAtggtaagg GCAGAGTGTTCGCTAACACAGAGGATAGCTGCTGTTTGCTGGGGATGCGCCGCAGGGCTCTGGTCTTCCAGCCGGTCGTACAGCTCAAGGACGACACCGACTTTGT TCACAGGATCCCCAAGGAGCAGTGGTGGCTGAAGCTGCGTCCTCTGATGAAGATCCTCGCCAAGTACAAGACCAGCTATGACGTCTCCGACTCCGGACAGCTGGAGCACGTCGTACGCAACCGGCCCAAAGAGTTGGACGCCTCGGTAGCCATGTGA
- the pfkpa gene encoding ATP-dependent 6-phosphofructokinase, platelet type isoform X1: MAQPDSKKIFFENLSGAGKAIAVLTSGGDAQGMNAAVRAVVRMGLYVGAKVYFIHEGYQGMVDGGENIREASWESVSSMLQVGGTVIGSARCKEFRTHEGRLKAAHNLVKRGITNLCVIGGDGSLTGANLFREEWSGLLGELVEQGSIQADAVQKYSALHIVGMVGSIDNDFCGTDMTIGTDSALHRIIEVVDAIMTTAQSHQRTFVLEVMGRHCGYLALVSALACGADWVLIPEMPPEDGWEDKMCQKLSANRAGMKRLNIIIVAEGAIDRNNKPITTEFIKDLVVKCLGFDTRVTILGHVQRGGTPSAFDRILASRMGVEAVLALLETTANTPACVVSLCGNQSVRLPLMECVQMTQEVQKAMDEKRFEEAVKLRGRSFENNLKTYKLLAHRKPESELPTSNFNVAVLNVGAPAAGMNAAVRSAVRVGISEGHKMFAVSDGFEGFYKGQIKEIKWADVGGWTGQGGSLLGTKRTLPAKHVDKIAEQMRKHNINALLVIGGFEALLSLLELLTARGKYDEFCVPMVMVPATVSNNVPGSDLSIGADTALNAITTTCDRIKQSASGTKRRVFIIETMGGYCGYLATVGGLAAGADAAYIYEEPFDIRDLQANVEHLTEKMKTSIQRGLVLRNENSNENYTTDFIYQLYTEEGKGVFDCRKNVLGHMQQGGAPSPFDRNFGTKISAKAMQWISKKLVETFRHGKGRVFANTEDSCCLLGMRRRALVFQPVVQLKDDTDFVHRIPKEQWWLKLRPLMKILAKYKTSYDVSDSGQLEHVVRNRPKELDASVAM; encoded by the exons GGATATCAGGGTATGGTGGACGGTGGGGAGAACATAAGGGAAGCCTCATGGGAGAGTGTCTCCAGCATGCTGCAAGTG GGTGGGACTGTTATTGGTAGCGCCCGCTGCAAAGAGTTCCGCACTCATGAGGGGCGTCTGAAGGCGGCTCACAACCTGGTGAAGCGTGGCATCACCAACCTGTGTGTGATTGGTGGAGACGGCAGCCTGACGGGAGCCAACCTCTTCAGGGAGGAATGGAGCGGGCTGCTGGGGGAGCTGGTGGAGCAAG GTTCAATTCAAGCCGACGCTGTACAGAAGTACTCGGCCCTCCACATTGTCGGGATGGTTGGCTCCATCGATAACGACTTCTGCGGAACTGACATGACAATCGGCACCGACTCCGCTTTGCACAGAATCATTGAAGTGGTGGACGCAATTATGACAACTGCACAGAG CCACCAGAGGACGTTTGTGTTGGAGGTCATGGGCAGACACTGCGG CTACCTGGCCTTGGTTAGCGCCCTGGCTTGCGGGGCAGACTGGGTTTTGATCCCTGAGATGCCGCCAGAGGACGGCTGGGAGGATAAGATGTGTCAGAAACTGTCTGCG AACCGAGCAGGGATGAAAAGGCTGAATATCATAATTGTAGCCGAAGGGGCGATTGATCGTAACAACAAGCCCATTACTACTGAATTTATTAAGGAT CTTGTTGTTAAATGCTTGGGTTTCGACACACGAGTGACAATCCTGGGTCACGTGCAGAGAGGAGGGACCCCGTCTGCTTTTGACCGCATCCTG gCCAGTCGTATGGGTGTAGAGGCTGTTTTGGCGCTGCTGGAGACCACAGCCAACACGCCAGCCTGCGTGGTCTCTCTGTGCGGTAACCAATCGGTGCGCCTGCCTCTGATGGAGTGTGTACAGATG aCTCAAGAGGTCCAGAAGGCCATGGACGAGAAACGGTTTGAAGAGGCGGTTAAGCTCCGGGGCAG GAGTTTTGAAAACAACCTGAAGACGTACAAACTGCTGGCTCATCGTAAACCAGAGTCCGAACTGCCGACT AGCAACTTCAATGTGGCAGTGTTGAACGTGGGGGCCCCTGCAGCTGGTATGAATGCTGCTGTACGTTCAGCTGTCAGGGTGGGCATCTCAGAGGGGCACAAGATGTTTGCTGTCAGTGATGGGTTTGAGGGGTTCTACAAAGGACAG ATTAAGGAGATTAAATGGGCTGATGTTGGAGGATGGACGGGACAGGGTGGATCTCTGCTGGGAACTAAAAG AACACTTCCTGCAAAGCATGTTGACAAAATTGCTGAGCAGATGCGAAAGCACAACATAAATGCTCTGTTAGTTATCGGTGGATTTGAG GCCTTGCTGTCATTGCTGGAGTTGTTAACGGCGCGCGGGAAATATGACGAGTTCTGTGTGCCCATGGTCATGGTCCCAGCCACTGTCTCCAACAATGTGCCGGGCTCAGACCTCAGCATTGGCGCTGACACGGCTCTGAACGCCATCACTACT ACCTGTGACCGCATCAAGCAGTCAGCCAGCGGCACAAAGAGACGCGTGTTCATCATTGAGACCATGGGGGGCTACTGTGGCTACCTGGCTACTGTAGGAGGCCTGGCTGCTGGAGCTGACGCCGCCTACATCTACGAGGAGCCGTTTGACATCAGAGACCTGCAG GCCAATGTCGAACatttgacagagaaaatgaagaCGAGCATTCAAAGAGGACTGGTGCTCAG GAACGAGAACAGTAACGAGAACTACACCACAGACTTCATCTACCAGCTGTACAccgaagaaggaaagggggtgTTTGACTGCAGGAAGAATGTGCTGGGACACATGCAGCAG GGAGGAGCACCGTCTCCGTTCGACCGTAACTTCGGGACCAAGATCTCTGCCAAGGCCATGCAGTGGATTTCGAAAAAGTTGGTGGAGACGTTCAGACAtggtaagg GCAGAGTGTTCGCTAACACAGAGGATAGCTGCTGTTTGCTGGGGATGCGCCGCAGGGCTCTGGTCTTCCAGCCGGTCGTACAGCTCAAGGACGACACCGACTTTGT TCACAGGATCCCCAAGGAGCAGTGGTGGCTGAAGCTGCGTCCTCTGATGAAGATCCTCGCCAAGTACAAGACCAGCTATGACGTCTCCGACTCCGGACAGCTGGAGCACGTCGTACGCAACCGGCCCAAAGAGTTGGACGCCTCGGTAGCCATGTGA